The following are encoded in a window of Mycolicibacterium tusciae JS617 genomic DNA:
- the metK gene encoding methionine adenosyltransferase encodes MSEARLFTSESVTEGHPDKICDAISDSVLDALLADDPKSRVAVETLVTTGQVHVVGEVTTTAKEAFADITNTVRARILDIGYDSSDKGFDGETCGVNIGIGAQSPDIAQGVDTAHETRVEGAGDPLDAQGAGDQGLMFGYAIRDTPELMPLPIALAHRLSRRLTEVRKSGVLDYLRPDGKTQVTVQYDGTTPVRLDTVVLSTQHAAGIDLDVTLAPDIREKVVNTVLADLNHDTMDTSDFRLLVNPTGKFVLGGPMGDAGLTGRKIIVDTYGGWARHGGGAFSGKDPSKVDRSAAYAMRWVAKNVVAAGLAERVEVQVAYAIGKAAPVGLFVETFGSETVDPARIEKAITSVFDLRPGAIVRDLDLLRPIYAQTAAYGHFGRTDIDLPWERLDKVDELKAAV; translated from the coding sequence GTGAGTGAAGCTCGGCTGTTTACCAGTGAGTCGGTGACCGAGGGCCATCCCGACAAGATCTGCGACGCCATCAGCGACTCGGTGCTCGACGCGTTGCTCGCGGACGATCCGAAATCCCGCGTCGCGGTGGAAACGCTGGTCACCACCGGCCAGGTGCACGTCGTCGGCGAGGTGACGACGACGGCCAAAGAGGCTTTCGCCGACATCACCAACACCGTGCGGGCACGCATCCTCGACATCGGGTACGACTCGTCGGACAAGGGTTTCGACGGCGAGACCTGTGGCGTCAACATCGGGATCGGCGCGCAGTCCCCGGATATCGCGCAGGGCGTCGACACCGCCCACGAGACACGAGTCGAGGGCGCGGGTGACCCGCTGGACGCCCAGGGCGCCGGCGACCAGGGCCTGATGTTCGGTTACGCCATCAGGGACACCCCCGAGCTGATGCCCCTGCCGATCGCGCTGGCCCATCGACTCTCACGCCGGCTGACCGAGGTCCGCAAGAGCGGCGTGCTGGACTATCTGCGTCCCGACGGCAAGACCCAGGTCACCGTGCAGTACGACGGCACCACCCCGGTGCGCCTCGACACCGTGGTGCTCTCGACGCAGCACGCCGCCGGTATCGACCTGGATGTGACGCTGGCGCCCGACATCCGCGAGAAGGTCGTCAACACGGTGCTGGCCGACCTGAACCACGACACCATGGACACCTCCGACTTCCGCCTGCTGGTCAACCCGACCGGCAAGTTCGTGCTCGGCGGGCCGATGGGCGACGCCGGGTTGACCGGCCGCAAGATCATCGTCGACACCTACGGCGGGTGGGCCCGTCACGGTGGCGGCGCCTTCTCGGGCAAGGATCCGTCCAAGGTTGACCGTTCGGCGGCGTATGCGATGCGTTGGGTGGCAAAAAATGTGGTCGCCGCGGGCCTGGCCGAACGTGTCGAGGTGCAGGTCGCCTACGCGATCGGTAAGGCGGCCCCGGTGGGGCTGTTCGTGGAGACCTTCGGCAGCGAAACGGTTGATCCGGCCCGCATCGAGAAGGCGATCACTTCGGTGTTCGACCTGAGGCCCGGTGCGATCGTCCGCGACCTGGACCTGTTGCGGCCGATCTACGCGCAGACCGCTGCCTACGGCCACTTCGGCCGCACGGACATCGACCTGCCGTGGGAGCGGCTCGACAAGGTCGACGAGTTGAAGGCGGCCGTCTAG
- the coaBC gene encoding bifunctional phosphopantothenoylcysteine decarboxylase/phosphopantothenate--cysteine ligase CoaBC: MTERKRIIVGVAGGIAAYKAATLVRQLTEAGHSVRVVPTESALRFIGAATFEALSGNPVHTGVWDDVHEVPHVRIGQEADLVVVAPATADLLARAVAGRADDLLTATLLTARCPVLFAPAMHTEMWFHPATVDNVATLRRRGAVVLEPASGRLTGADSGAGRLPEAEEISTLAQLLLDRGDALPYDLAGVRVLVSAGGTRETIDPVRFIGNRSSGKQGFAMARVMAQRGADVTLIAGNTAGLIDPAGVDVVHIGSAAQLSDAVSKHAPDAHVLVMAAAVADFRPTQVETNKIKKSADPNAAAPVIELTRTDDVLAGTVRARTDGQLPNMRVIVGFAAETGDANGDVLFHARAKLARKGCDLLVVNAVGENRAFEVDNNDGWLLAADGAESALEHGSKTLMASRIVDAIVAILQSGGG; encoded by the coding sequence GTGACCGAACGCAAGCGGATCATCGTCGGCGTCGCCGGTGGCATCGCCGCCTACAAGGCGGCCACGCTTGTGCGGCAGCTGACCGAGGCGGGCCACTCCGTTCGTGTCGTTCCGACCGAGTCCGCCCTGCGCTTCATCGGCGCGGCGACCTTTGAAGCGCTGTCGGGGAACCCAGTTCACACCGGCGTCTGGGATGACGTTCACGAGGTGCCACATGTCCGGATCGGCCAGGAGGCCGACCTTGTCGTGGTCGCCCCGGCGACGGCCGACCTGCTGGCGCGGGCGGTCGCGGGCCGTGCCGACGACCTCCTGACCGCCACCCTGCTCACCGCGCGGTGTCCGGTGCTCTTTGCGCCCGCGATGCACACCGAGATGTGGTTCCACCCGGCCACCGTCGACAACGTGGCCACGCTGCGCCGTCGGGGTGCGGTGGTCCTGGAGCCGGCGTCCGGCCGCCTCACCGGCGCCGACAGCGGCGCAGGCCGGCTGCCCGAGGCCGAGGAGATCTCAACGCTCGCCCAGCTGCTGCTGGACCGCGGGGATGCCCTGCCGTATGACCTGGCCGGCGTGCGGGTCCTCGTGAGTGCGGGCGGCACCCGCGAAACGATCGACCCGGTGCGTTTCATCGGCAACCGGAGTTCGGGCAAGCAGGGCTTTGCGATGGCCCGGGTGATGGCCCAGCGCGGAGCCGACGTCACGCTGATCGCGGGCAATACGGCAGGCCTCATCGACCCGGCGGGAGTGGACGTGGTCCACATCGGCTCAGCCGCCCAACTCTCCGACGCGGTCTCGAAGCACGCGCCCGACGCGCATGTGCTGGTGATGGCCGCCGCCGTCGCCGACTTCCGACCGACACAGGTCGAGACCAACAAGATCAAGAAGTCCGCCGACCCCAACGCCGCGGCGCCGGTCATCGAACTCACCCGTACCGACGACGTGCTCGCGGGCACGGTCCGGGCGCGGACCGATGGTCAGCTGCCCAACATGCGCGTCATCGTCGGATTCGCGGCCGAGACCGGCGATGCCAACGGAGACGTGCTCTTCCACGCCCGCGCCAAGTTGGCGCGCAAGGGGTGTGATTTGCTCGTCGTCAACGCCGTAGGCGAGAATCGGGCATTCGAAGTGGACAACAACGACGGATGGCTGCTTGCGGCCGACGGCGCGGAGTCCGCCTTGGAACACGGTTCGAAAACTCTGATGGCCAGCCGTATTGTTGACGCGATCGTGGCGATCCTGCAGAGCGGCGGCGGGTAA
- the rpoZ gene encoding DNA-directed RNA polymerase subunit omega has protein sequence MSTPHADAQLTAVDDIEPGTGAYDTPLGITNPPIDELLDRASSKYALVIYAAKRARQINDYYNQLGDGILEYVGPLVEPGLQEKPLSIAMREIHGDLLEHTEGE, from the coding sequence GTGAGCACCCCCCACGCCGACGCCCAGCTGACCGCTGTCGACGACATCGAGCCCGGCACCGGTGCCTATGACACCCCGCTGGGCATCACCAACCCGCCCATTGACGAGCTGCTCGACCGCGCGTCCAGCAAGTATGCGCTGGTCATCTATGCCGCCAAGCGCGCGCGCCAGATCAACGACTACTACAACCAGCTCGGTGACGGCATCCTCGAATATGTCGGTCCGCTGGTCGAGCCGGGCCTGCAGGAGAAGCCGCTGTCGATCGCGATGCGCGAAATCCACGGCGACCTGCTCGAGCACACCGAAGGCGAGTAG
- the gmk gene encoding guanylate kinase produces the protein MSAGRGVGRVIVLSGPSAVGKSTVVHCLRERIPDLHFSVSVTTRAPRPGEVDGIDYSFVTAERFAELIDNGALLEWAEIHGGLHRSGTPAQPIREATEAGRPVLIEVDLAGARAVKKSMPEAITVFLAPPSWEALESRLIGRGTESPEAITRRLATARDELAAQNAFDVVVVNSELESACSELVSLLVAHE, from the coding sequence TTGAGCGCCGGCCGAGGGGTCGGACGGGTGATCGTGCTGTCCGGCCCCTCTGCCGTCGGGAAATCAACAGTCGTCCACTGCCTGCGTGAACGCATTCCCGACCTGCACTTCAGCGTGTCCGTCACCACCCGGGCCCCGCGCCCCGGCGAGGTCGACGGCATCGACTATTCGTTCGTCACCGCCGAGCGGTTTGCCGAACTCATCGATAACGGAGCCCTTCTGGAGTGGGCCGAGATCCACGGCGGCCTACACCGCTCCGGCACCCCCGCGCAGCCCATCCGGGAGGCGACAGAGGCCGGTCGGCCCGTTCTGATCGAGGTGGATCTCGCCGGAGCGCGTGCCGTCAAGAAATCCATGCCGGAAGCCATCACGGTTTTTCTCGCACCGCCGAGTTGGGAGGCTCTGGAGAGTCGACTGATCGGGCGCGGCACCGAGAGCCCCGAAGCGATAACCCGACGCCTGGCCACCGCACGCGACGAACTGGCCGCTCAGAATGCCTTCGACGTGGTCGTCGTGAACAGCGAATTAGAGTCTGCGTGCTCTGAATTGGTATCCTTGCTGGTGGCCCACGAATAA
- the mihF gene encoding integration host factor, actinobacterial type: protein MALPQLTDEQRAAALEKAAAARRIRAELKDRLKRGGTNLKQVLKDAETDEVLGKMKVSALLEALPKVGKVKAQEIMTELEIAPTRRLRGLGDRQRKALLEKFDQ, encoded by the coding sequence GTGGCCCTTCCCCAGTTGACCGACGAACAGCGCGCGGCAGCGTTGGAGAAGGCTGCTGCCGCACGTCGCATACGTGCCGAGCTCAAAGACCGGCTCAAGCGCGGCGGCACCAACCTCAAGCAGGTGCTGAAGGATGCCGAGACCGATGAGGTTCTTGGCAAGATGAAGGTTTCTGCCCTTCTGGAGGCATTGCCCAAGGTGGGCAAGGTCAAGGCGCAGGAAATCATGACCGAGCTCGAGATCGCCCCGACCCGCCGCCTGCGTGGCCTGGGTGACCGGCAGCGCAAGGCGCTGCTGGAAAAGTTCGACCAGTAA
- a CDS encoding DUF2330 domain-containing protein: protein MRMCRSIAVVLVTLAGAVLFSVASPSWACGCGAYVPDNPGSSVADERALISWDGSTEDILMSLSVTGSSDRAAWVMPVPSAARVSLGDTEVFSDLATLTAPRISYRDSWWPTIPWLVWAGAASDTAGAPAGAVNVLGRQRLGPFDVTRLAADDPTALANWLKDNGFPHPDGLDDNLAPYVADGWEVVAIQLVPAEAGGSLSGALQPLRLSFASDTVVYPMRLSRSATMSQHIDLYVLAPHRMDPSAVPVTADKPTLEFAGPIERSDSPALADFVGDAAFLTRWKNTIFDPAAIEGDYIFEQAPADTAFQQVSYRTRDRGHITYLILVASIGVVGVAGAVLLIRRMMRNPHRP from the coding sequence ATGCGCATGTGCCGGTCGATTGCCGTGGTGCTCGTAACGCTGGCCGGGGCGGTGCTGTTCAGCGTCGCGAGCCCCTCGTGGGCGTGCGGCTGCGGTGCCTACGTTCCGGACAACCCAGGCTCCTCGGTCGCCGACGAGCGCGCGCTGATCTCATGGGACGGCAGCACCGAGGACATCCTGATGTCGTTGTCGGTGACGGGCTCCTCGGACCGAGCGGCGTGGGTCATGCCGGTGCCATCGGCCGCTCGCGTCAGCCTTGGCGACACCGAGGTGTTCTCCGACCTCGCCACGCTCACCGCGCCACGGATCTCCTACCGCGACTCGTGGTGGCCGACGATTCCCTGGCTGGTTTGGGCAGGAGCGGCATCGGATACCGCGGGGGCACCGGCAGGCGCGGTCAACGTGCTCGGCCGCCAGCGCCTCGGCCCGTTCGACGTCACCCGGCTGGCGGCCGATGATCCCACTGCCTTGGCAAATTGGTTGAAGGACAACGGGTTTCCTCATCCAGATGGGCTGGACGACAACCTCGCACCGTACGTCGCAGACGGCTGGGAGGTCGTCGCGATTCAACTGGTGCCTGCCGAAGCGGGCGGCTCATTGTCGGGAGCGCTTCAGCCGCTGCGCCTCTCGTTCGCCTCAGACACCGTCGTCTACCCGATGCGCCTGTCGCGATCAGCCACGATGTCTCAGCACATCGACCTATACGTGCTGGCGCCGCATCGAATGGATCCCTCGGCAGTCCCCGTCACTGCCGACAAGCCAACCCTGGAGTTCGCCGGACCCATCGAGCGCAGCGACTCCCCCGCACTGGCCGACTTCGTCGGTGACGCGGCGTTTCTGACCCGGTGGAAGAACACAATCTTCGACCCGGCGGCGATCGAGGGCGACTACATTTTCGAGCAGGCGCCCGCCGATACCGCCTTCCAGCAGGTCTCCTATCGCACGCGCGACCGTGGACACATCACGTATCTCATCCTGGTGGCGTCGATCGGCGTCGTCGGCGTGGCGGGCGCCGTGCTGCTGATCCGGCGGATGATGCGAAACCCGCACCGCCCCTAG
- the pyrF gene encoding orotidine-5'-phosphate decarboxylase: MTGFGARLAEAVARRGPLCPGIDPHPELLSAWGLTVDADGLARFCEICVEAFSGFAIVKPQVAFFEAHGAAGYAVLEHTIRALRDAGVLVLADAKRGDIGSTMAAYAQAWAGDSPLAADAVTASPYLGFGSLQPLLDTASANGRGVFVLAATSNPEGAGVQRADAGGRTVAQSIVDSAAAVNRDQAPAPGAIGVVVGATLAEPPDVSALGGPVLVPGVGAQGGRPEALGGLGGARPGQLLPAVSRDVLRAGPNVAAVRAAAETFRDAVAYLG; this comes from the coding sequence GTGACGGGTTTCGGCGCCCGGCTGGCCGAAGCGGTGGCGCGGCGCGGGCCGCTGTGCCCCGGCATCGATCCCCACCCCGAACTGCTGAGCGCCTGGGGGCTGACCGTCGACGCCGACGGGCTGGCGCGGTTCTGCGAGATTTGCGTGGAGGCGTTCTCCGGTTTTGCGATTGTCAAACCGCAGGTGGCGTTCTTCGAGGCGCACGGCGCTGCTGGATACGCGGTGCTGGAACACACGATTCGGGCTCTTCGAGACGCCGGTGTGCTGGTGCTGGCCGACGCCAAACGTGGTGACATCGGGTCGACCATGGCGGCCTATGCGCAAGCCTGGGCGGGTGATTCGCCGCTGGCCGCCGACGCGGTGACCGCATCGCCCTATCTGGGCTTTGGGTCGCTGCAGCCATTGCTCGACACCGCCAGCGCCAATGGCCGCGGTGTTTTCGTCCTCGCCGCGACGTCCAACCCGGAGGGGGCCGGCGTCCAGCGTGCCGACGCCGGCGGGCGAACCGTCGCGCAGTCGATTGTCGATTCCGCGGCCGCGGTCAATCGCGACCAAGCGCCCGCTCCCGGCGCGATCGGCGTGGTCGTCGGCGCCACACTCGCCGAACCGCCGGACGTCAGCGCATTGGGCGGCCCGGTCCTGGTGCCCGGCGTTGGGGCGCAGGGCGGACGCCCGGAGGCACTCGGGGGTCTCGGCGGTGCCCGCCCCGGCCAACTACTTCCCGCGGTCTCGCGTGATGTGTTGCGCGCTGGTCCCAATGTCGCCGCGGTGCGGGCCGCGGCGGAGACGTTCCGCGACGCCGTCGCTTATCTGGGATAG
- the carB gene encoding carbamoyl-phosphate synthase large subunit, which translates to MPRRTDLNHVLVIGSGPIIIGQACEFDYSGTQACRVLREEGLQVSLINSNPATIMTDPEYADHTYVEPITAAFVEKIFAQHAERGNKIDALLATLGGQTALNTAVALYENGALERWGVELIGADFEAIQRGEDRQKFKDIVSKVGGESARSRVCFTMDEVRETVAELGLPVVVRPSFTMGGLGSGMAYSAEDVDRMAGEGLTASPSANVLIEESIYGWKEFELELMRDGHDNVVVVCSIENLDPMGVHTGDSVTVAPAMTLTDREYQTMRDLGIDILREVGVDTGGCNIQFAVNPADGRLVVIEMNPRVSRSSALASKATGFPIAKIAAKLAIGYTLDEIVNDITKETPACFEPTLDYVVVKAPRFAFEKFPGADATLTTTMKSVGEAMSLGRNFIEALGKVMRSLETSRAGFWTKPDADVSVDDLLGGLRTPTDGRLYDMELALRKGATVEQVSGASGVDPWFVEQIAGLVTLRAELLDAPVLDEHLLRRGKYHGLSDRQIAALRPELASEIGVRALRTRLGIHPVYKTVDTCAAEFEAKTPYHYSSYELDPAAETEVAPQTEKPKVLILGSGPNRIGQGIEFDYSCVHAATTLSQAGFETVMVNCNPETVSTDYDTADRLYFEPLTFEDVLEVYYAESASGAGGPGVVGVIVQLGGQTPLGLAERLEKAGVPIVGTSPKAIDLAEDRGAFGEVLRIAGLPAPRFGTATSFEQARRIAADIGYPVLVRPSYVLGGRGMEIVYDEETLQGYITRATELSPEHPVLVDRFLEDAIEIDVDALCDGTEVYIGGVMEHIEEAGIHSGDSACALPPVTLGRSDIESVRRATEAIAHGIGVVGLLNVQYALKDDVLYVLEANPRASRTVPFVSKATAVPLAKACARVMLGTSIAQLREEGLLARTGDGASFSANARNSPVAVKEAVLPFHRFRKADGTQIDSLLGPEMKSTGEVMGIDRDFGSAFAKSQTAAYGSLPTEGTVFVSVANRDKRSLVFPVKRLADLGFRVLATAGTAEMLRRNGIPCDEVRKHFEQPGEGRPVSSAVDLIRSGEVDMVINTPYGNSGPRIDGYEIRSAAVSMNIPCVTTVQGASAAVQGIEAGIRGDIGVMSLQELHSVLGS; encoded by the coding sequence ATGCCAAGGCGCACCGACCTCAACCACGTGCTGGTGATCGGCTCGGGGCCGATCATCATCGGCCAGGCATGTGAGTTCGACTATTCGGGAACGCAGGCGTGCCGCGTGCTCCGCGAAGAAGGCCTGCAAGTGAGTCTGATCAACTCGAATCCGGCGACGATCATGACGGACCCGGAGTACGCCGATCACACCTATGTCGAACCGATCACCGCCGCGTTCGTCGAAAAGATCTTCGCCCAGCATGCCGAGCGGGGCAATAAGATCGACGCGTTGTTGGCCACACTCGGGGGGCAGACGGCGCTGAACACCGCTGTGGCGCTCTATGAGAACGGAGCGCTCGAGCGCTGGGGCGTCGAGCTGATCGGTGCCGATTTCGAGGCGATCCAGCGCGGCGAGGACCGGCAGAAGTTCAAGGACATCGTCAGCAAGGTCGGCGGCGAATCAGCGCGCTCCCGTGTGTGTTTCACGATGGACGAGGTGCGCGAGACCGTCGCGGAGCTCGGCCTGCCGGTGGTCGTGCGGCCGTCGTTCACCATGGGCGGCCTGGGCTCGGGCATGGCCTACTCCGCCGAGGATGTCGACCGGATGGCCGGTGAAGGGCTGACCGCGTCGCCGAGCGCCAACGTACTCATCGAGGAATCCATTTACGGCTGGAAGGAATTCGAGCTCGAGCTGATGCGCGACGGCCACGACAACGTCGTTGTCGTGTGCTCGATCGAGAACCTCGACCCGATGGGCGTGCACACCGGCGACTCGGTCACCGTGGCGCCCGCCATGACCCTCACCGATCGCGAATACCAGACGATGCGTGATCTCGGCATCGACATTCTGCGTGAGGTCGGTGTCGACACCGGTGGTTGCAACATCCAGTTCGCCGTCAATCCGGCCGATGGCCGCCTCGTCGTCATCGAGATGAACCCGCGGGTGTCCCGGTCGAGCGCGCTGGCCTCGAAGGCCACCGGTTTCCCGATCGCGAAGATCGCGGCGAAGCTGGCGATCGGCTACACCCTGGACGAGATCGTGAACGACATCACCAAGGAAACGCCGGCCTGCTTCGAGCCGACCCTCGACTATGTCGTCGTGAAGGCGCCACGCTTCGCCTTCGAGAAGTTCCCCGGTGCCGACGCCACGCTGACCACCACCATGAAATCCGTCGGTGAGGCGATGTCGTTGGGCCGCAACTTCATCGAGGCGCTCGGCAAGGTGATGCGGTCGCTGGAGACCAGTCGGGCCGGGTTCTGGACCAAGCCCGACGCCGATGTTTCCGTGGACGACCTGCTCGGCGGGCTGCGGACGCCCACCGACGGGCGGCTGTACGACATGGAATTGGCGCTGCGGAAGGGCGCGACCGTCGAGCAGGTGTCGGGGGCCTCGGGCGTCGATCCGTGGTTCGTCGAGCAGATCGCCGGACTCGTCACACTGCGCGCCGAACTACTCGACGCGCCGGTGCTCGATGAACACCTTCTGCGGCGCGGCAAGTACCACGGCCTGTCCGACCGTCAAATAGCCGCCCTGCGACCGGAATTGGCCAGCGAGATCGGCGTGCGGGCTTTGCGGACCCGGCTCGGCATCCACCCGGTGTACAAGACCGTCGACACCTGTGCCGCCGAGTTCGAGGCCAAGACGCCTTACCACTACAGCAGCTATGAACTCGACCCCGCCGCCGAGACCGAGGTCGCGCCGCAGACCGAGAAGCCCAAGGTGCTCATCCTGGGTTCCGGGCCCAACCGCATCGGGCAGGGCATCGAGTTCGACTACAGCTGCGTGCATGCCGCCACCACGCTGAGCCAGGCCGGTTTCGAGACGGTCATGGTCAATTGCAATCCGGAGACGGTCTCCACCGACTACGACACCGCCGACCGGCTGTACTTCGAACCGCTGACATTCGAGGACGTCCTCGAGGTGTACTACGCCGAGTCTGCCTCCGGTGCAGGCGGTCCCGGCGTCGTCGGGGTCATTGTGCAGCTCGGCGGCCAGACGCCCCTCGGCCTCGCGGAGCGGCTGGAAAAGGCCGGTGTGCCGATCGTGGGCACCAGCCCCAAGGCAATCGATCTGGCTGAGGACCGCGGCGCGTTCGGAGAGGTCCTGAGGATCGCCGGTCTGCCCGCGCCCCGGTTCGGCACCGCGACGAGTTTCGAGCAGGCCCGCAGAATCGCCGCCGACATCGGGTATCCGGTGCTGGTCCGACCCTCCTATGTGCTGGGTGGCCGGGGGATGGAGATCGTCTACGACGAGGAGACGTTGCAGGGCTACATCACCCGGGCCACCGAGCTGTCGCCCGAACATCCGGTCCTCGTGGACCGCTTCCTCGAAGACGCCATCGAAATCGACGTGGACGCACTGTGCGACGGCACCGAGGTGTACATCGGCGGCGTCATGGAGCACATCGAGGAGGCCGGCATTCACTCCGGCGATTCGGCGTGCGCGCTGCCGCCGGTGACGCTGGGCCGCAGCGATATCGAGTCCGTGCGGCGGGCGACCGAGGCGATCGCACACGGCATCGGCGTTGTGGGGCTGCTGAATGTGCAGTATGCGCTGAAGGACGACGTGCTCTATGTGCTGGAGGCCAATCCGCGCGCCAGCCGCACGGTTCCGTTCGTCTCAAAGGCAACGGCAGTCCCACTCGCAAAAGCCTGCGCGCGAGTCATGTTGGGCACCAGCATCGCCCAATTGCGCGAAGAAGGCTTGCTGGCACGTACCGGCGACGGCGCTTCATTTTCGGCGAACGCCCGCAACTCCCCGGTGGCCGTCAAGGAAGCGGTTCTGCCCTTCCATCGCTTCCGGAAAGCCGACGGTACGCAGATCGATTCGCTCCTCGGCCCCGAGATGAAGTCGACGGGCGAGGTGATGGGTATCGACCGCGATTTCGGCAGCGCCTTCGCCAAGAGCCAGACGGCGGCCTACGGGTCGCTGCCCACCGAGGGCACGGTGTTCGTCTCCGTGGCCAACCGCGACAAACGTTCGCTGGTGTTCCCGGTGAAACGGCTTGCCGATCTGGGATTCCGGGTGCTGGCCACAGCGGGTACCGCGGAGATGTTGCGGCGCAACGGCATTCCGTGCGACGAGGTGCGCAAACACTTCGAGCAGCCGGGGGAGGGGCGCCCGGTCTCGTCCGCGGTGGACCTGATCCGATCGGGTGAAGTCGACATGGTGATCAACACCCCGTACGGCAACTCGGGGCCGCGTATCGACGGCTACGAGATCCGCTCGGCCGCAGTGTCGATGAACATTCCGTGCGTGACCACCGTGCAGGGTGCTTCAGCCGCGGTGCAGGGTATCGAGGCGGGCATCCGCGGGGACATCGGGGTGATGTCGCTGCAAGAGCTGCACAGCGTGCTGGGGTCGTGA
- the carA gene encoding glutamine-hydrolyzing carbamoyl-phosphate synthase small subunit, which translates to MSRALLVLEDGRIFTGAEFGAIGQTLGEAVFSTGMSGYQETLTDPSYHGQIVIATAPQIGNTGWNHEDAESRGDKIWVAGYAIRDPSPRASNWRATGTLGDELVRQGIVGIAGIDTRAVVRHLRSLGSMKAGVFSGDALAHAEELLGRVRDQPSMLGANLAGEVSTDATYVVEPDGPQRFTVAAVDLGIKTNTPRNFASRGIRSHVLPSTATFEQIAELKPDGVFLSNGPGDPAAADHIVGVTREVLGAGIPLFGICFGNQILGRALGRSTYKMVYGHRGINVPVIDHATRRVAVTAQNHGFALEGEAGETFDTPFGTAIVSHTCANDGVVEGIKLVDGKAFSVQYHPEAAAGPHDANYLFDQFVDLMAGENH; encoded by the coding sequence ATGAGCAGGGCACTACTGGTGCTGGAAGACGGCCGCATCTTCACCGGTGCCGAGTTCGGGGCGATCGGCCAGACGCTCGGCGAGGCGGTGTTCTCCACCGGCATGTCCGGCTACCAGGAGACCTTGACCGATCCGAGCTATCACGGGCAGATCGTGATCGCCACGGCTCCGCAGATCGGAAACACCGGCTGGAACCACGAGGATGCCGAGAGTCGCGGCGACAAGATCTGGGTCGCGGGTTATGCCATCCGAGACCCATCCCCACGCGCGTCGAACTGGCGCGCTACCGGCACACTCGGTGATGAGCTCGTCCGTCAGGGAATCGTCGGCATTGCCGGAATAGACACCCGCGCCGTGGTGCGGCACCTGCGCAGCCTCGGTTCGATGAAGGCCGGCGTGTTCTCCGGAGATGCCCTGGCTCACGCCGAGGAGCTGCTCGGCAGGGTCCGTGATCAGCCGTCGATGCTGGGTGCGAACCTCGCAGGCGAGGTCAGCACCGACGCGACCTACGTCGTCGAACCCGATGGACCGCAACGCTTCACCGTCGCGGCGGTCGATCTCGGTATCAAGACCAACACCCCACGCAACTTCGCCAGCCGCGGCATCCGCAGCCATGTCCTACCGTCGACGGCCACCTTTGAGCAGATCGCCGAACTCAAACCCGACGGTGTCTTCCTGTCCAATGGGCCCGGTGACCCCGCGGCCGCCGACCACATCGTCGGTGTGACACGCGAAGTCCTCGGCGCAGGGATCCCGCTGTTTGGTATCTGCTTTGGCAACCAGATCCTCGGCCGCGCTTTGGGACGCTCGACGTACAAGATGGTCTACGGCCACCGCGGGATCAACGTGCCCGTCATCGATCATGCCACCCGACGGGTCGCGGTGACCGCACAGAATCACGGCTTCGCGCTCGAAGGCGAAGCCGGCGAGACGTTCGACACCCCTTTCGGCACCGCGATCGTCAGTCACACCTGCGCCAACGACGGAGTCGTCGAGGGCATCAAACTAGTTGATGGGAAAGCCTTCTCGGTGCAGTACCATCCCGAGGCCGCAGCCGGGCCGCACGACGCGAACTACCTTTTCGACCAGTTCGTCGACCTGATGGCAGGGGAGAACCACTAG